The following coding sequences are from one Rutidosis leptorrhynchoides isolate AG116_Rl617_1_P2 chromosome 11, CSIRO_AGI_Rlap_v1, whole genome shotgun sequence window:
- the LOC139877600 gene encoding sodium/hydrogen exchanger 1-like, translating into MSINVSSIEANYGLMTSEPETDSVHQIALFVALLCACIVIGHLLKESRWINESITALAIGLGIGCIILLTTGGKSSHILEFKQEFFFVYLLPPIIFNAGFEVKKKQFFQNFTTITSFGAIGTLISFAIISFGTAYLFPKLDINYLDLKDYLALGAIFSATDSVCTLQILNQEQTPLLYSLVFGEGVVNDATSVVLFNATTQFNLSEMNALVAVKFAWNFMSLFVLSTLLGVMVGLLCSYIIKALYFGRDSTDREVSLMILMAYLSYILAEIFGLSGILTVFFCGIVMSHYAWHNVTIDSQVTTKHTFATMSFIAEIFIFMYVGMDSLDVEKWKFVKDSPGKSFWASAVLLGLIMVGRACFVFPISIISNLTTKSTSNKIEFKQQVTVWWAGLMRGAVSVALAYKKFTGSDKQPMQPANALLITSTISIVLFSTVVFGLLTKPIINCLLPQSSNADQSQPSSPNSIMMPLLGNGHDVEAETSLDETSQTTTNLQMLFSNPTNTIHHYWRKFDDTFMRPVFGGRGFISYVTGTRDVALS; encoded by the exons ATGAGTATCAATGTGAGCTCTATAGAAGCAAATTATGGTCTAATGACATCTGAACCAGAAACAGATTCTgttcaccaaattgccctatttgtTGCACTTCTTTGTGCTTGCATTGTAATTGGTCATCTCCTTAAAGAAAGTCGATGGATTAATGAATCGATTACTGCTCTTGCAATC GGTTTAGGCATAGGGTGTATAATATTATTAACTACCGGCGGTAAAAGTTCGCACATATTGGAATTCAAGCAGGAGTTCTTCTTTGTATATCTCCTTCCACCAATTATATTCAATGCGGG ATTTGAGGTTAAAAAGAAACAGTTTTTCCAGAATTTCACGACTATTACCTCGTTCGGCGCCATTGGTACTTTGATATCGTTTGCGATCATATCATTTG GCACAGCATATTTGTTCCCTAAACTGGACATCAATTACCTTGACTTAAAGGATTATCTTG CGCTTGGAGCCATTTTCTCTGCAACAGATTCTGTTTGCACCTTGCAG ATTCTTAATCAAGAACAAACACCACTTTTATACAGTCTAGTGTTTGGGGAAGGTGTTGTTAATGATGCCACGTCTGTGGTTCTTTTCAATGCAACTACACAATTTAACCTGTCAGAAATGAACGCACTCGTTGCCGTTAAATTTGCTTGGAACTTCATGTCATTATTTGTATTGAGTACTTTGTTGGGAGTTATG GTTGGGTTGCTATGTTCATACATCATTAAAGCACTGTATTTTGGAAG GGATTCAACAGATCGTGAAGTCTCTCTTATGATACTCATGGCTTACCTTTCATACATTTTAGCTGAA ATTTTTGGATTAAGTGGAATCCTCACTGTATTCTTTTGTGGCATAGTGATGTCACACTATGCTTGGCATAACGTTACCATCGATTCACAAGTAACTACAAA ACATACTTTTGCTACAATGTCATTTATCGCCGAAATTTTCATCTTCATGTATGTCGGTATGGATTCACTTGATGTCGAAAAATGGAAATTTGTAAAGGACAG CCCTGGTAAATCTTTTTGGGCAAGTGCTGTACTGCTTGGATTAATTATGGTTGGGAGAGCATGTTTTGTGTTCCCGATTTCAATTATATCCAACTTAACCACGAAATCAACGAGTAACAAGATTGAGTTTAAGCAGCAG GTTACAGTTTGGTGGGCCGGTCTAATGAGAGGCGCTGTCTCTGTAGCACTTGCTTATAAGAAG TTCACTGGCTCTGATAAACAACCAATGCAGCCTGCAAATGCGCTTTTGATCACCAGCACAATCAGTATTGTTCTTTTCAGTACCGTG GTGTTTGGTTTGTTAACTAAGCCCATTATAAACTGCTTGCTGCCTCAATCATCGAACGCTGACCAATCACAACCATCAAGTCCTAATTCGATTATGATGCCACTTTTAGGAAATGGACATGATGTAGAAGCTGAAACAAGTTTAGATGAAACTTCACAAACTACAACAAATCTACAAATGCTATTTAGCAACCCTACTAACACCATTCATCACTACTGGAGAAAGTTCGATGATACTTTCATGCGTCCAGTTTTTGGCGGAAGAGGATTCATTTCTTACGTTACAGGCACCCGTGACGTGGCATTAAGTTGA